A section of the Humulus lupulus chromosome 2, drHumLupu1.1, whole genome shotgun sequence genome encodes:
- the LOC133814446 gene encoding uncharacterized protein LOC133814446: protein MSRFFDGWNYFKGSLSEGRILLVWKSSTLLVDILQESDQFVHTLIKEQHSKREYCVTFVYGRNTVNERTQMWHDLSCLNFPVAPWLLAGDFNSVFEFDDRRGGRPVTSTELIDAQRWQGHGLADELGSKGYHFTWTNNQADGARIYSKLDRIFKNEEWIDLFPASVAVKHWDILSDHCYCLIKVFQEVISGFKPFRFYNMWVEHDRFTATVMQSWKKPVAVGGFDGIYVKLKRLSHVLRKFNKSEFGDVERNFQMAKETYNQTQAHLQHDPHSSDFQAEEKQAFEILVQYSKIYDSFLRQKSKVNWLKFGDDNTAQSKASGSIHMDCFVHGNILFLEHQLALVKPFTKKDVRNAMFSIGTIKSPGLDGYGSGFFKALWNEIGDDISAAVLGFFQQGIIPKNLNNALLSLIPKVANPTKAVDYRPIACCNTLYKCISKMMCERLKVVLPLLIHQNQGAFIKDRLLAHNILIFQDILKGYKRKHISPRCVMKIDLSKAYDSIDWHCLEEILAGFCFPKQFINWIMVCLKDASYSILMNGRVQGCFTGRRGLKQGDPISPVLFVLVMEFFTRMLIHATQNKDFKFHPRCRRLNLVSLCFANDLVIFCKGNSTSVQIIQQCFKDFNAVSVLTGNLDKSRVYFGGLTELETKDILKDLHFAEGDFPLKYLGDPLRPTKWRVGDCATIIQKIQLKLHHWSNRHLSFAGKAQLIHSVLLGIRAFWMSIFLLPKSVINEIDHLCRRFLWGTSRWNDNRSKLHLTAWDQVCLPKCLGGIGFREGAKWNMVLLSMYIWAVSTKQDILWVKWIVAVYLKGQSIWEYNLQSDVSWYWRKLIKLRSVISMEMLDKAVVNSKLKTSKLYFQLVNKERVPSAPVVWCNLSLPKHRNQCLFNSFSVSVNKAVSQVQECLRARVSIVSQAKLKSKEIVFLKNLNLL from the exons ATGAGCAGGTTTTTTGATGGTTGGAATTATTTTAAGGGTTCTCTTAGTGAGGGTAGAATCTTGCTGGTTTGGAAAAGTAGTACTCTGTTAGTGGATATTCTTCAAGAGAGTGATCAATTTGTTCATACACTTATTAAGGAACAACATTCAAAGAGGGAGTATTGTGTGACATTTGTTTATGGGAGAAACACAGTTAATGAAAGAACTCAGATGTGGCATGATTTATCTTGCCTTAATTTCCCTGTTGCTCCCTGGTTGTTGGCTGGAGACTTCAACTCTGTTTTTGAGTTTGATGACAGAAGAGGGGGTCGGCCAGTTACTTCCACTGAGCTGATTGATGCTCAGAGATGGCAAGGGCATGGGTTAGCTGATGAACTTGGTTCAAAGGGTTATCATTTTACGTGGACTAATAACCAAGCAGATGGTGCTAGAATTTATTCCAAGTTAGATCgtatttttaaaaatgaagagTGGATTGACCTCTTTCCGGCTTCAGTTGCTGTCAAACATTGGGATATTCTTTCAGATCATTGCTACTGCCTTATTAAGGTTTTTCAGGAGGTAATATCTGGTTTTAAACCTTTTAGGTTTTATAACATGTGGGTGGAACATGATAGATTCACAGCTACTGTTATGCAAAGTTGGAAAAAGCCAGTAGCTGTTGGAGGTTTTGATGGTATTTATGTGAAACTTAAGAGGCTTAGCCATGTCTTAAGGAAGTTTAATAAATCTGAATTTGGTGATGTTGAGCGTAACTTTCAGATGGCTAAAGAGACGTATAACCAGACTCAAGCTCATCTCCAACATGATCCTCATTCTTCAGATTTTCAGGCTGAGGAAAAGCAGGCGTTTGAGATTCTGGTTCAGTATTCCAAGATTTATGACAGTTTCTTGAGGCAAAAAAGTAAAGTTAATTGGCTCAAATTTGGGGATGATAATACAGC CCAAAGTAAGGCTTCGGGGTCTATTCACATGGATTGCTTTGTTCATGGTAATATCCTCTTTTTAGAGCATCAACTGGCTTTAGTAAAACCATTTACTAAGAAGGATGTTAGAAATGCTATGTTTAGCATTGGGACTATCAAGAGTCCGGGGCTGGACGGATATGGTTCGGGTTTCTTCAAAGCACTGTGGAATGAGATTGGTGATGATATTTCAGCGGCTGTTTTGGGTTTCTTTCAGCAAGGTATTATTCCTAAAAATCTAAATAATGCTTTGTTGTCTTTGATTCCTAAAGTTGCAAATCCAACTAAGGCAGTGGATTATAGGCCCATTGCTTGCTGCAATACATTATATAAATGTATTTCTAAGATGATGTGTGAGAGACTGAAAGTGGTCCTTCCTCTGTTAATTCATCAAAATCAAGGGGCATTTATTAAGGATAGACTTTTAGCGCATAACATTCTTATTTTTCAGGATATCCTTAAGGGTTATAAGAGAAAACATATCTCCCCTAGATGTGTGATGAAAATCGATCTTAGCAAGGCTTATGATTCCATTGATTGGCACTGTTTAGAGGAGATTCTTGCTGGTTTTTGTTTCCCGAAGCAGTTTATTAATTGGATTATGGTGTGTTTAAAAGATGCTTCTTATTCTATTTTGATGAATGGTAGAGTGCAGGGCTGTTTTACTGGTAGGAGGGGGCTGAAACAAGGGGATCCGATTTCCCCTGTCTTATTTGTTCTGGTTATGGAGTTTTTCACTAGGATGCTCATTCATGCCACTCAAAATAAGGACTTTAAATTTCATCCTCGATGTAGAAGGTTGAATTTAGTGAGTCTTTGTTTTGCGAATGACTTAGTGATTTTTTGCAAGGGAAATAGTACTTCAGTTCAGATTATACAGCAGTGTTTTAAAGATTTCAATGCTGTTTCTGTTTTGACAGGTAACTTGGACAAATCTAGAGTGTATTTTGGGGGTTTAACAGAGTTAGAGACCAAGGATATTCTAAAGGATTTGCATTTTGCTGAAGGTGATTTCCCCTTAAAGTATCTTGGTGATCCGCTGAGACCTACAAAATGGAGGGTTGGGGACTGCGCTACTATAATTCAGAAGATTCAATTGAAGCTTCATCATTGGTCTAATCGTCATCTCTCATTTGCTGGAAAAGCTCAACTTATTCACTCTGTTTTATTGGGAATTAGAGCtttttggatgagtatttttctCCTCCCTAAGAGTGTAATTAATGAGATTGATCACTTATGCAGGAGATTTCTGTGGGGGACCAGCAGATGGAATGATAACAGAAGTAAACTTCACCTCACGGCTTGGGATCAAGTGTGCCTTCCTAAGTGTTTGGGAGGTATTGGCTTTAGGGAAGGGGCCAAATGGAATATGGTTCTTCTTTCTATGTATATTTGGGCTGTTTCTACTAAACAGGATATACTTTGGGTTAAATGGATTGTTGCCGTTTATCTTAAAGGGCAATCTATTTGGGAGTACAATCTTCAATCTGATGTGAGCTGGTATTGGCGTAAACTAATCAAGCTGAGGTCAGTCATAAGCATGGAGATGTTAGATAAAGCTGTGGTGAATAGCAAATTAAAAACCAGCAAGCTGTATTTTCAGTTGGTTAATAAGGAAAGAGTTCCTTCTGCTCCCGTTGTTTGGTGTAATTTGTCTTTGCCCAAACATAG AAACCAGTGCTTGTTTAATTCCTTTTCTGTTTCTGTTAACAAGGCTGTATCTCAGGTGCAAGAGTGTTTAAGGGCTAGAGTTTCTATTGTGTCTCAGGCTAAGCTGAAGAGTAAAGAAATAGTCTTTCTTAAAAACCTGAATCTCTTGTAA